One segment of Pseudomonas sp. FP2196 DNA contains the following:
- a CDS encoding helix-turn-helix transcriptional regulator yields the protein MNSYLFPHIGKVIASTGSRHFPRMLHDLILTQLAVDATHIRQMRVEPVGRTATRSEPEPMKEPALLAETVFSNHSVAAVDDLPDPQSSTAAEASQLHLTRRKDGYRYVISVYRNGQSQRFSAQERSLLQDISPVLLPMVEKHIDALQPANPGAENPGEAAEGTGLETLRARFTERLQQLGLSLSNRETEVCIGLLAGRTAPELAEQLQLKVNTVESYLKRAAIKLGISGRHSLMRWMYSPQEAAASSAA from the coding sequence ATGAATTCATACCTGTTCCCTCACATCGGCAAAGTCATCGCCAGTACCGGCAGCCGTCATTTCCCGCGCATGCTGCATGACCTGATCCTCACTCAACTGGCAGTCGATGCCACGCACATCCGCCAGATGCGTGTTGAACCGGTGGGCCGCACCGCGACCCGCAGTGAACCGGAACCAATGAAAGAGCCGGCGCTGCTGGCCGAAACGGTATTTTCCAACCACAGTGTCGCGGCGGTCGACGACTTGCCTGATCCGCAATCATCGACTGCCGCCGAGGCTTCGCAACTGCACCTGACCCGGCGCAAGGACGGTTACCGCTACGTGATTTCGGTGTACCGCAACGGCCAGTCGCAACGCTTCTCCGCGCAGGAACGCAGCCTGTTGCAGGACATCTCCCCGGTTCTGTTGCCGATGGTGGAAAAGCACATCGATGCACTCCAGCCAGCCAACCCCGGCGCAGAAAACCCGGGCGAAGCTGCCGAGGGCACAGGACTGGAAACCCTGCGGGCGCGCTTCACTGAACGCTTGCAGCAATTGGGGTTGAGTCTGTCCAATCGTGAAACCGAAGTGTGCATCGGCCTGCTTGCAGGACGTACTGCGCCGGAGCTGGCCGAGCAGTTGCAGTTGAAGGTCAACACGGTAGAGAGCTATCTCAAGCGTGCGGCGATCAAGTTGGGGATCAGCGGGCGGCATTCGTTGATGCGCTGGATGTATTCGCCGCAGGAAGCTGCGGCCTCCAGCGCAGCCTGA
- a CDS encoding sensor domain-containing diguanylate cyclase, which yields MLGRHPPEWNTDKLTSPAALKAVRAGSTFRLTVSFMLVVVVAFLAVESWRTWRDYRAVFASARDSVTNLTRATAQHAEDTIRQMDVLTAALSERIEGDGLQNLDVPRIHKLLVQQSKIMPQLHGLFIYGPDGQWIVTDKEVTPETANNADRDYFQYHRTHDDRQVRIGEVVESRSTHDLIIPISRRLNNPDGSFAGVLLGTIKVSYFVDYYGDFRIDDKGALVLAKRDGTILVRRPFIASVIGKSLANSEIFKTYLPNSNVGIAQVRAVIDDTERLYGYRALSTYPLVVEAGLSQESIIDPWRQDLLKNGFVLVFLILVLTCFGLIVLSQLRQRMAMERTIRHAHQTMRDMALTDSLTGLGNRRRLDNALADEIRLARRQGSALSLIMLDVDNFKRYNDQYGHAAGDDCLSAVGQAIQQAVKRPGDLAVRYGGEEFTVLLPNTDSDGAIQVTEDILQTIRSLRKEHAGHPLGYVTASAGITTYHPVDDTVTPATLLKSADTCLYQAKQQGRNRWCSTAPVMS from the coding sequence ATGCTCGGACGCCACCCGCCAGAGTGGAACACTGACAAGCTCACCTCCCCCGCAGCCCTGAAAGCCGTGAGGGCGGGATCGACTTTTCGACTCACGGTCAGTTTCATGCTGGTGGTGGTCGTTGCCTTTCTGGCAGTCGAGAGCTGGCGGACATGGCGCGACTATCGCGCCGTCTTCGCCTCCGCGCGTGACTCAGTCACCAACCTGACCCGCGCGACGGCTCAACATGCCGAAGACACCATTCGGCAAATGGATGTGCTGACGGCGGCCCTCAGCGAGCGGATCGAAGGCGATGGTCTGCAAAACCTCGATGTGCCGCGCATTCACAAACTGCTGGTGCAGCAATCGAAAATCATGCCGCAGTTGCACGGCTTGTTTATCTATGGGCCTGACGGACAGTGGATCGTGACTGACAAAGAGGTCACGCCCGAGACTGCAAATAACGCCGACCGCGATTATTTCCAGTACCACCGCACCCATGACGATCGGCAAGTGCGCATCGGCGAGGTGGTCGAAAGCCGCTCCACCCACGACCTGATCATTCCCATCTCGCGCCGCCTGAATAATCCCGATGGCTCTTTCGCCGGTGTGCTGTTGGGCACGATCAAAGTGAGCTATTTCGTCGACTACTACGGCGACTTCAGGATCGACGACAAAGGCGCGCTGGTGCTGGCCAAACGTGACGGCACAATCCTCGTGCGCCGCCCGTTCATTGCGTCAGTGATCGGCAAGAGCCTGGCCAACAGCGAGATATTCAAGACCTACCTGCCCAACTCCAATGTGGGTATCGCGCAAGTGCGCGCCGTCATCGACGACACCGAACGTCTGTATGGCTATCGCGCCCTCAGCACTTATCCGCTGGTGGTGGAGGCCGGGCTTTCCCAGGAATCGATCATCGACCCATGGCGCCAGGACTTGCTGAAAAACGGCTTCGTGCTGGTGTTTCTGATCCTGGTGCTGACTTGTTTCGGCCTCATCGTACTGAGCCAGCTGCGCCAGCGCATGGCGATGGAGCGGACAATCCGCCACGCCCACCAGACCATGCGCGACATGGCGCTGACCGACAGCCTCACCGGACTTGGCAACCGGCGCCGACTGGACAATGCGCTGGCCGATGAAATTCGTCTGGCCCGGCGCCAAGGCTCGGCACTCTCACTGATCATGCTCGATGTCGACAACTTCAAACGCTACAACGACCAATACGGACATGCCGCCGGCGACGATTGCCTGAGCGCGGTCGGGCAAGCGATCCAGCAAGCGGTCAAGCGACCGGGTGACCTGGCCGTGCGCTACGGCGGCGAGGAGTTCACCGTGCTGTTACCCAATACCGATAGCGATGGAGCGATTCAGGTGACCGAAGATATTCTGCAAACCATACGCTCGCTCCGAAAGGAACACGCCGGGCACCCTTTGGGCTATGTCACGGCCAGTGCCGGTATCACTACGTATCATCCGGTCGATGACACGGTCACGCCTGCCACCTTGCTGAAATCGGCGGACACCTGCCTGTACCAGGCCAAGCAACAGGGCAGAAACCGTTGGTGCTCAACGGCTCCGGTTATGAGCTAA
- the ycaC gene encoding isochorismate family cysteine hydrolase YcaC, producing MNTPTYNRLNKDDAVVLLVDHQTGLISLVQDFSPNEFKNNVLALADLAKFFELPTILTTSFEQGPNGPLVPELKEMFPDAPYIARPGQINAWDNEDFVKAIKATGRKQIIIAGVVTDVCVAFPTLSALAEGFDVFVVTDASGTFNTTVQQAAWNRMTQAGAQMMNWFSVACELHRDWRNDIEGLGNLLSQRIPNYRNLMNSYSALTAQQK from the coding sequence ATGAACACTCCAACCTACAACCGCCTCAACAAAGACGACGCCGTAGTGCTGCTGGTCGACCACCAGACCGGTCTGATTTCTCTGGTGCAGGACTTCTCGCCGAACGAGTTCAAGAACAATGTGCTGGCGCTGGCCGATCTGGCCAAGTTTTTCGAACTGCCGACCATCCTCACCACCAGTTTCGAACAAGGCCCCAACGGCCCGCTGGTACCGGAACTGAAAGAGATGTTCCCCGATGCGCCGTATATCGCTCGCCCAGGTCAGATCAACGCCTGGGACAACGAAGACTTCGTCAAGGCAATCAAGGCCACCGGCCGCAAGCAGATCATCATTGCCGGTGTAGTCACGGATGTCTGCGTAGCGTTCCCGACCCTGTCGGCGCTGGCGGAAGGGTTTGATGTGTTCGTGGTGACCGATGCCTCCGGCACCTTCAACACCACCGTGCAACAGGCGGCGTGGAACCGCATGACCCAGGCCGGCGCACAGATGATGAACTGGTTCTCGGTGGCGTGTGAGCTGCACCGCGACTGGCGCAACGACATTGAAGGGTTGGGTAACTTGTTGTCGCAGCGGATTCCGAACTATCGCAACCTGATGAACAGTTACTCGGCGCTGACGGCTCAGCAAAAATAA
- a CDS encoding MFS transporter, producing MSNHLDRRNNLSLDSLNFFLADVRDGLGPYLAIYLLAVHHWDPASIGLVMTIAGVAALITQTPAGALVDSTRAKRALIAIAALLVTGSCLLLPFVTSFSLVALTQALSAVAASIFAPAISAITLGMTGPRAFTRRTGRNETFNHAGNACAALLAGLFAYLFGPVAVFYLMAAMALASVIAINFVSAQAIDHELARGLEPANAGHGQPSGFSVLLTNKTLLLFAVCCALFHLANAAMLPLVSQKLAQTNLQMATPLTSACIVAAQLVMVPAALLVGAKADVWGRKPLLLAGFVILPIRGVLYTLSDDTYWLVAVQMLDGVGAGLFGALFPVMVKDLTHGTGHFNISLGALTTVFGLGAALSNGLAGFVVQGAGYSAAFLTLAAIAALAVILLWVGVPETLRERERHSQNPVEAVE from the coding sequence GTGAGCAATCATCTCGATCGGCGCAATAACCTGTCGCTGGACAGCCTCAATTTTTTCCTCGCGGATGTGCGCGACGGCCTCGGCCCCTATCTGGCGATTTACCTGTTGGCGGTGCATCACTGGGACCCGGCCAGCATCGGCCTGGTAATGACGATTGCCGGGGTCGCCGCGCTCATTACCCAAACGCCCGCCGGCGCGCTGGTCGACAGCACCCGAGCCAAACGCGCATTGATAGCAATCGCAGCGTTGCTGGTGACGGGTAGCTGCCTGTTACTGCCTTTCGTGACTTCATTCAGCCTGGTGGCCCTGACCCAAGCCTTGAGCGCGGTGGCGGCTTCGATCTTCGCCCCGGCCATTTCCGCGATCACCCTGGGCATGACGGGGCCACGGGCGTTCACGCGACGAACCGGGCGCAATGAAACCTTCAACCATGCCGGCAATGCCTGTGCCGCACTGCTTGCAGGATTGTTCGCTTATCTGTTCGGCCCGGTCGCGGTGTTCTATTTGATGGCCGCCATGGCGCTGGCCAGCGTCATCGCCATCAACTTCGTGTCGGCACAAGCCATCGACCATGAACTGGCACGCGGCCTCGAACCTGCGAATGCAGGACATGGCCAGCCTTCCGGGTTTTCCGTGCTGCTCACCAACAAAACGCTGCTGCTGTTTGCCGTGTGCTGTGCGCTGTTTCACCTGGCAAACGCGGCGATGCTGCCGCTGGTGAGTCAGAAACTCGCGCAAACCAATTTACAGATGGCCACGCCGCTGACCTCTGCCTGCATCGTTGCGGCGCAACTGGTCATGGTTCCGGCGGCTTTACTGGTCGGTGCCAAAGCCGACGTGTGGGGACGCAAGCCGCTGTTGCTGGCAGGCTTTGTGATCCTGCCGATACGCGGCGTGCTCTACACGTTGTCCGACGATACGTATTGGCTGGTCGCGGTGCAAATGCTCGATGGCGTTGGCGCGGGTCTGTTCGGCGCGTTGTTCCCTGTAATGGTCAAAGACCTCACCCACGGCACCGGCCATTTCAACATTAGCCTCGGCGCACTGACCACCGTGTTCGGCCTGGGCGCGGCGCTAAGCAATGGCCTCGCCGGGTTTGTAGTGCAAGGGGCTGGCTACAGCGCCGCGTTTCTGACATTGGCCGCGATTGCGGCGCTGGCGGTAATCCTGCTTTGGGTGGGCGTTCCGGAAACGTTGCGTGAAAGGGAGCGTCACTCACAAAACCCTGTAGAAGCTGTCGAGTAA
- a CDS encoding ATP-binding protein, producing the protein MRLRLALQSSAAATPNMAAQLAASRAALASSEARFSTILETIEAAFAIVKVKFDADDYPVDYYFVEANPAFERQCGVNLRGKWVTEFAPNLEKFWFETYGHVAKTGEPANFENYANTFERWFDVRAVRVGDPADRQIAIFFSDVTARRDAEERLRISEAVARENIERVQLALAAGAIIGTWHWDMPSDRFSVDESFAKVFDLDPALGRDGLSLEQVVMTVHPDDREGLTGAINEAIARGGAYSHQYRVRRADGKYNWIEANGRVECADDGTPLRFPGVLIDVEDRRNVEAERDRANAALRALNDTLEQRVSARTADLMQAEEKLRQSQKMEAVGQLTGGLAHDFNNLLAGISAALELMQKRIAQGRFKDVDKYMVTAQGATKRAAALTHRLLAFSRRQTLDPRPTDVNSLIVGMTELIQRTVGPSIRLNTVAAPGLWPALVDASQLENALLNLCINARDAMPDGGRITVETANRSIESESARALDMPAGEYLCLCVTDTGTGMSAEIVAKAFDPFFTTKPLGQGTGLGLSMIYGFTKQSGGQVRVHSQVGQGTEMCIYLPRYRGHALQQQDLMDSTTTPLAKTGETILIVDDEPTVRMLLKDVLSELGYTLLEAADSIEGLEALRSSAHIDLLITDVGLPGGMNGRQMADAGKQIRPRLKTLFITGYAENAVIGSGQLGPGMQVLTKPFAVDTLVSRVSNLMSANLE; encoded by the coding sequence ATGCGTCTGCGCCTGGCTCTGCAGAGCAGCGCAGCAGCAACACCGAATATGGCCGCGCAGCTTGCAGCGAGCCGAGCCGCGCTCGCCAGCAGTGAGGCACGCTTCAGTACCATTCTGGAAACCATCGAAGCCGCGTTCGCTATCGTCAAAGTCAAATTCGACGCTGACGACTACCCCGTGGATTACTACTTCGTCGAGGCCAACCCGGCGTTTGAACGTCAGTGCGGCGTCAACCTGCGGGGCAAATGGGTCACAGAGTTCGCCCCTAACCTTGAGAAGTTCTGGTTCGAGACCTACGGCCACGTGGCCAAGACCGGAGAGCCGGCGAACTTCGAGAATTACGCCAATACATTCGAGCGCTGGTTCGATGTGCGCGCGGTGCGTGTCGGCGATCCAGCCGATCGCCAAATCGCGATCTTCTTCAGCGACGTCACCGCACGCCGAGACGCCGAAGAGCGGCTGCGCATCAGCGAGGCGGTCGCGCGGGAGAACATCGAGCGCGTGCAACTGGCCCTCGCGGCCGGCGCCATTATCGGCACGTGGCACTGGGACATGCCTAGCGATCGTTTTTCGGTGGATGAGTCCTTCGCCAAGGTTTTTGACCTTGACCCAGCACTGGGCCGCGACGGCCTGAGCCTGGAACAAGTCGTCATGACCGTACACCCCGATGACAGGGAGGGACTCACCGGTGCGATCAATGAAGCGATTGCCCGCGGCGGCGCCTATTCCCATCAGTACCGGGTCCGTCGTGCGGATGGAAAATACAATTGGATCGAAGCGAACGGACGCGTCGAATGCGCCGACGACGGTACCCCGTTACGCTTTCCCGGTGTGCTGATCGATGTTGAGGATCGACGCAATGTCGAGGCGGAGCGCGATCGCGCCAACGCCGCGTTACGCGCGCTCAACGACACACTCGAGCAACGTGTGTCGGCACGCACAGCCGATCTCATGCAAGCCGAAGAGAAACTGCGCCAGTCACAAAAAATGGAAGCGGTTGGCCAACTGACCGGCGGCCTCGCCCATGACTTCAACAACCTGCTCGCAGGCATCTCGGCCGCCCTGGAACTGATGCAGAAGCGCATTGCTCAAGGCCGTTTCAAGGATGTCGACAAGTACATGGTCACCGCCCAGGGCGCGACCAAACGTGCAGCGGCCCTGACCCATCGCCTACTGGCCTTTTCCAGGCGACAGACCCTCGATCCACGACCGACTGACGTTAACAGCCTGATCGTCGGGATGACCGAGCTGATCCAGCGCACGGTCGGCCCGAGCATTCGTTTGAATACCGTGGCTGCACCCGGTCTCTGGCCCGCGCTCGTGGACGCCAGTCAGCTGGAAAACGCCCTGCTGAATCTGTGCATCAACGCCCGCGATGCGATGCCCGATGGCGGACGCATCACGGTTGAAACCGCTAATCGATCAATTGAGTCCGAATCGGCCCGCGCCCTGGATATGCCCGCAGGTGAGTACCTTTGTCTCTGCGTCACGGACACCGGCACTGGCATGAGTGCTGAAATCGTCGCGAAAGCCTTCGACCCGTTTTTCACCACCAAGCCGCTCGGCCAGGGCACCGGACTGGGGCTGTCGATGATCTACGGGTTCACCAAACAATCCGGCGGTCAGGTGCGGGTGCATTCGCAAGTCGGTCAAGGCACAGAGATGTGCATCTACCTCCCAAGGTATCGCGGCCATGCCCTACAACAGCAGGATCTTATGGACAGCACTACAACGCCGCTGGCCAAAACAGGTGAAACCATCCTGATTGTGGACGACGAACCGACGGTGCGGATGTTGCTCAAAGACGTGCTCAGCGAACTCGGCTACACCCTGCTGGAAGCGGCCGACAGTATCGAAGGACTCGAAGCGTTACGCTCCAGCGCCCACATCGACTTGCTCATAACCGATGTCGGATTGCCCGGCGGCATGAACGGGCGGCAAATGGCCGATGCGGGCAAGCAGATCAGGCCGAGATTAAAAACCTTGTTCATCACCGGCTATGCCGAAAACGCCGTGATCGGCAGCGGTCAACTCGGGCCTGGAATGCAAGTGCTGACCAAGCCGTTTGCCGTCGACACCCTTGTTTCCCGCGTGAGCAACTTGATGTCCGCCAATCTGGAATGA
- a CDS encoding cryptochrome/photolyase family protein has product MSKVNRLCLILGDQLSFDLASLQGLDPKRDTVLMVEVLEEASHVPHHPQKIALIFSAMRHFAKALQTRGVRVEYVTLDDPLNSGSVPRELSRWQTRLQLEELHVTECGDWRLEQSLKDCQLAIHWHADTRFLCSRTEFSTWAAGKKQLRMEYFYREMRRKSGLLINGDGTPVGGAWNFDADNRKALPKGVKAPYPTGFSNDAITLEVLALVKERFSHHYGSLDDFNYPVTHADAQSLWNYFLDYGLAGFGDYQDAMASDEPFLFHARISAALNIGLLDLRQLCSDVDSAYWSGRIALNAAEGFIRQLIGWREYVRGVYWLKMPDYALGNSFGNQRPLPEFYWTGETKMNCMRQAIGQSLKHAYAHHIQRLMVTGNFALLAGIAPSQICEWYLAIYMDAFDWVELPNTLGMVMHADGGYLGSKPYCASGQYINRMSDYCRGCAYKVSENTADNACPFNALYWHFLMRHGDLLRGNQRMGMMYKNLDRMPETKQQALWQRGQKLLDALDNGESL; this is encoded by the coding sequence ATGAGCAAGGTCAATCGCTTGTGCCTGATCCTCGGTGATCAGCTTTCGTTTGACCTGGCCTCATTGCAGGGGCTCGATCCCAAACGCGATACCGTACTGATGGTCGAGGTGCTGGAAGAAGCCAGCCATGTGCCTCATCACCCGCAAAAAATCGCGCTGATCTTCAGCGCCATGCGTCATTTCGCCAAGGCGTTGCAAACCAGAGGCGTGCGTGTGGAGTACGTCACTCTTGATGACCCGCTCAATAGCGGATCAGTGCCACGCGAATTAAGTCGCTGGCAGACACGCCTGCAACTGGAAGAACTGCACGTCACTGAATGCGGCGACTGGCGTCTGGAGCAGTCTCTGAAGGACTGTCAGCTAGCCATTCATTGGCATGCCGATACGCGTTTTCTGTGCAGTCGCACCGAATTCAGTACGTGGGCGGCGGGTAAAAAACAGCTGCGAATGGAGTATTTCTACCGCGAGATGCGCCGCAAGAGCGGCCTATTGATCAATGGCGACGGCACGCCGGTGGGCGGCGCCTGGAACTTTGACGCCGACAACCGCAAAGCCCTGCCCAAAGGGGTGAAAGCCCCCTACCCGACTGGTTTCTCCAACGACGCCATCACCCTCGAAGTCCTCGCACTGGTCAAGGAACGCTTCAGCCACCACTACGGTTCCCTGGATGATTTCAACTATCCCGTGACCCATGCCGACGCCCAATCGCTGTGGAATTACTTCCTCGATTATGGCCTGGCCGGGTTCGGCGATTACCAGGACGCCATGGCCAGCGATGAACCCTTTCTGTTCCATGCGCGGATCAGCGCGGCGCTCAATATCGGTCTGCTGGATTTACGTCAGCTGTGCAGCGACGTTGATTCGGCTTACTGGTCAGGCCGCATCGCCTTGAATGCCGCCGAGGGATTCATTCGTCAACTGATCGGCTGGCGCGAATACGTGCGCGGTGTTTACTGGCTGAAGATGCCTGACTATGCCCTGGGCAATTCATTCGGTAACCAACGACCCTTACCGGAGTTCTACTGGACGGGCGAAACGAAAATGAACTGCATGCGCCAGGCAATCGGTCAAAGCCTGAAACACGCTTATGCTCACCATATCCAGCGGCTGATGGTCACGGGGAATTTTGCGCTGCTCGCCGGCATCGCGCCGAGCCAGATCTGCGAGTGGTACCTGGCCATTTATATGGATGCGTTTGATTGGGTCGAACTGCCCAATACCCTGGGCATGGTCATGCACGCTGACGGCGGCTATCTCGGCTCCAAGCCTTACTGCGCCAGCGGTCAATACATCAATCGAATGTCTGACTACTGCCGCGGCTGTGCCTACAAGGTCAGCGAAAACACCGCAGACAACGCCTGCCCTTTCAATGCGTTGTACTGGCATTTTCTGATGCGCCATGGCGATCTTTTACGCGGCAACCAGCGCATGGGCATGATGTACAAAAACCTCGACCGCATGCCTGAGACCAAGCAGCAGGCGCTTTGGCAGCGAGGTCAGAAGCTGCTCGACGCACTGGACAACGGCGAGTCGTTATAA
- a CDS encoding DUF6482 family protein yields the protein MNLQTLTERAANSEIRELELLSLEGGFYLARIRMDSGQFTLLDDAAKPLHLRSISHLRDLLQTVPAFPCVLVQQCVHDEMCGRDAGPVEELRLPFSLTPP from the coding sequence ATGAATCTGCAAACCCTCACCGAACGCGCCGCCAATAGCGAAATACGTGAACTGGAACTGCTGTCGCTCGAAGGTGGTTTTTATCTGGCGCGCATCCGCATGGATAGCGGCCAGTTCACCTTGCTCGACGATGCCGCAAAGCCGCTGCACCTGCGGTCGATCAGCCATCTGCGGGACTTGCTGCAAACCGTTCCGGCGTTTCCCTGTGTGTTGGTGCAGCAATGTGTCCACGACGAAATGTGCGGCCGGGACGCAGGCCCGGTCGAGGAGCTTCGGCTGCCTTTTTCGCTGACACCACCTTGA
- a CDS encoding SDR family NAD(P)-dependent oxidoreductase — translation MTTPLTMTSLGDGYRALVIGASGALGAAFCEWLKQDSRCAGVRELGRKTDPVLDLERPETIASAAAELATEAPYQLIVHAAGLLHRDAIKPEKSYSALEDAALQAVFQVNTLGPAMVLRHFLPLLDPQGAMAMLSAKVGSIDDNRLGGWYAYRASKAALNMLIKTAAIELARTRPHSRLLSLHPGTVVSALSQPFRGASAARPASVASHELLTLIDRLTPSDSGHFFAYDGERLPW, via the coding sequence ATGACCACCCCGCTCACGATGACTTCACTGGGTGACGGCTACCGCGCCCTGGTAATCGGCGCCAGTGGCGCACTCGGCGCTGCGTTCTGTGAGTGGCTGAAGCAGGACTCCCGTTGTGCAGGTGTTCGTGAACTGGGGCGTAAAACGGATCCCGTGCTGGATCTGGAACGGCCAGAGACAATCGCCAGCGCCGCCGCCGAACTGGCGACAGAAGCGCCGTATCAGTTGATCGTGCACGCCGCCGGCCTGCTCCATCGCGACGCGATCAAACCGGAAAAAAGCTACAGCGCGCTGGAAGACGCTGCGCTCCAGGCAGTGTTTCAAGTAAACACGCTGGGGCCGGCGATGGTCTTGCGCCACTTCCTGCCACTGCTCGATCCCCAAGGCGCGATGGCGATGCTCTCGGCCAAGGTCGGCAGCATCGACGATAACCGTTTGGGTGGCTGGTACGCCTATCGCGCCTCCAAGGCTGCGCTGAACATGCTGATCAAAACGGCGGCCATCGAACTGGCCCGCACTCGCCCTCACAGTCGCTTGCTGAGCCTGCATCCCGGCACGGTCGTTTCGGCGCTGTCGCAACCTTTTCGCGGTGCATCGGCGGCCCGACCGGCCAGCGTTGCCAGCCACGAACTATTGACCCTGATCGATCGGCTGACGCCGTCAGACAGCGGCCATTTCTTTGCCTACGACGGAGAACGCCTACCCTGGTAG
- a CDS encoding DUF3833 domain-containing protein, with amino-acid sequence MTRFLVLLALVLSLSSCGSVEVGHYADQQPAFNLEKFFSKPVKAWGMFQKRSGEVVKRFEVNIESRREGNNLILDERFLYNDGTRERRVWTLTPEGAGKWRGRAGDVVGEAKGEVAGNALRWRYILSLPVDGSVYEVSMDDWMYLMDEDTLINRTTMSKFGVELGQVTLFFRRQSAGDNQ; translated from the coding sequence ATGACCCGTTTTTTGGTTTTACTGGCTCTGGTACTCAGCCTGTCGAGCTGTGGCAGCGTCGAGGTCGGGCACTATGCCGACCAGCAACCGGCCTTCAACCTGGAGAAGTTTTTCAGCAAACCCGTCAAAGCCTGGGGGATGTTTCAAAAACGCTCTGGCGAAGTCGTCAAGCGCTTCGAGGTCAACATCGAGAGTCGCCGCGAGGGAAATAACCTGATTCTCGACGAGCGCTTCCTCTACAACGATGGCACTCGCGAGCGCCGCGTCTGGACCCTGACCCCGGAAGGTGCGGGCAAATGGCGCGGCCGCGCCGGCGATGTGGTCGGTGAGGCAAAGGGTGAAGTCGCCGGCAACGCGCTGCGTTGGCGCTACATCCTGAGCCTGCCGGTCGATGGCTCCGTTTATGAAGTGAGCATGGACGACTGGATGTATTTGATGGACGAAGACACCTTGATCAATCGCACCACCATGTCCAAGTTCGGTGTCGAGCTCGGCCAGGTGACATTGTTCTTCCGTCGCCAGAGTGCGGGAGACAATCAATGA
- the folE gene encoding GTP cyclohydrolase I FolE: MTESLANHYREILLGVGENPDREGLRDTPKRAAKAMQFLCDGYTMNLEGIINGALFDSQNDEMVIVRDIELYSLCEHHMLPFIGKAHVAYIPTGRVLGLSKVARVVDMFARRLQIQENLTRQIADAIQQITDAAGVAVVIEARHMCMMMRGVEKQNSVMTSSVMLGAFRESSSTRQEFLQLISR, translated from the coding sequence ATGACTGAATCATTAGCCAACCATTACCGTGAAATTCTTCTCGGCGTCGGTGAAAACCCCGACCGCGAAGGACTGCGGGACACGCCCAAGCGTGCAGCCAAAGCCATGCAGTTCCTCTGCGACGGCTACACGATGAACCTGGAAGGCATCATCAATGGCGCTTTGTTCGATTCACAGAACGATGAAATGGTCATCGTTCGCGACATCGAGCTTTATTCACTGTGCGAACACCACATGCTGCCCTTCATCGGCAAGGCTCATGTGGCCTACATCCCCACTGGCCGGGTGTTGGGACTGTCGAAAGTGGCCCGAGTGGTCGACATGTTCGCGCGCCGCTTGCAGATCCAGGAAAACCTGACCAGGCAGATCGCCGACGCGATCCAGCAAATCACCGATGCCGCCGGTGTGGCCGTGGTCATTGAAGCCAGGCACATGTGCATGATGATGCGCGGTGTGGAAAAGCAGAATTCGGTCATGACGTCATCGGTCATGCTCGGTGCCTTTCGAGAGTCCTCTAGCACGCGTCAGGAGTTCCTCCAATTGATCAGCCGATGA
- a CDS encoding thiol-disulfide oxidoreductase DCC family protein, with protein MYNLEPWPLTLYFDGECPLCAREIKLLRQHAVETRLCFIDLSHEDFDPAALGFTLKQMQSSLHARFDDGRWVKGLDATLWSWRAAGLGVWVAPLSWRLTRPLFAIAYRLFCHLRPHLAWLPHPDGSRRCHDSHSSCRTPILSQRREKSE; from the coding sequence ATGTACAACTTAGAGCCGTGGCCGCTGACGCTTTACTTTGACGGTGAATGCCCGCTCTGTGCGCGAGAGATCAAGCTGTTACGCCAACACGCCGTCGAAACACGCCTGTGCTTCATTGACCTTAGCCATGAGGACTTCGATCCAGCCGCACTGGGGTTCACGCTTAAGCAAATGCAATCCTCACTGCATGCACGATTCGACGATGGACGCTGGGTAAAAGGCCTCGACGCCACGCTATGGAGCTGGCGAGCCGCAGGGCTTGGCGTCTGGGTCGCCCCCCTGAGCTGGCGTTTGACCCGGCCTTTGTTTGCCATTGCTTATCGCTTGTTCTGCCACCTGCGTCCTCACTTGGCCTGGCTGCCTCACCCGGACGGCAGCCGTCGTTGTCACGACAGCCACAGCAGTTGCCGCACTCCTATCCTGTCGCAACGCCGCGAGAAATCCGAATGA